A genomic stretch from Rhodomicrobium vannielii ATCC 17100 includes:
- a CDS encoding CDP-alcohol phosphatidyltransferase family protein has product MTSRFVSTLKIWACAGVHLLTASGAVFGLFALMAASDSQWEIAFAWLGVALVVDGIDGPLARALDIKKTLPRFSGEDLDHVVDYLTYVTVPAYMVVTSPIAPEGLRLPLAALIMLSSLYHFSDKESKTAEGYFVGFPAIWNAVILYCFVLGLDQAIAAGVIAVCVVFTFIPLCWVHPVRVRRLRLLTLGVALAWGAAAISAIVHGFPGTLGERIVFVVAAVYLIAVGVSGRRRSASPSDTSKLATQSGA; this is encoded by the coding sequence ATGACCTCGCGCTTTGTCTCGACGCTTAAGATCTGGGCTTGCGCGGGCGTTCATCTTCTCACCGCGAGCGGCGCTGTCTTCGGCCTTTTCGCGCTCATGGCTGCGAGCGACTCTCAATGGGAGATCGCATTCGCTTGGCTCGGGGTCGCGCTGGTGGTGGACGGCATCGACGGTCCCCTCGCCCGAGCGCTCGACATCAAGAAGACGCTGCCGCGTTTTTCGGGCGAAGATCTCGACCATGTCGTCGACTACCTGACCTATGTCACCGTACCCGCCTATATGGTGGTGACCTCGCCCATCGCGCCCGAGGGCCTTCGCCTGCCGCTGGCGGCGCTCATCATGCTCTCATCGCTCTATCATTTCTCCGACAAGGAGAGCAAAACGGCCGAGGGCTATTTCGTCGGTTTCCCAGCCATCTGGAACGCTGTCATTCTTTACTGCTTCGTGCTCGGCCTCGATCAGGCGATCGCAGCCGGCGTGATCGCGGTTTGCGTGGTCTTCACCTTCATCCCGTTGTGCTGGGTGCATCCGGTGCGCGTTCGGCGTTTGCGCCTCCTCACGCTGGGTGTTGCGCTGGCATGGGGCGCGGCAGCAATCTCGGCGATTGTCCACGGATTTCCCGGCACGCTCGGAGAACGGATCGTTTTCGTGGTTGCGGCGGTTTACCTGATCGCGGTCGGCGTCAGCGGGAGAAGGCGAAGCGCTTCGCCATCCGATACATCGAAGTTGGCGACACAGTCCGGCGCTTGA